A single region of the Thermoanaerobacterium aotearoense genome encodes:
- a CDS encoding alpha amylase family protein, producing the protein MYKDYYLWIEIHANKNIILDNKYFEKILDKCVKYGIGSIVLSVKDPSSFCIYKSEIAPHYSCYDSEFENDKDYLELYIKQAHDRNLRIYAAVDVFSEGNKENKSNLSKGYEHPYWQTYLYGINNEGKSSIKPITDIDGLKTFDSIDDFSDVFVNPVREDVQQYEESVINELINNYDIDGIVLDRVRFIGLAADFSEYTKDKFEEFIGKKAYNWPTDIYELKVDDNGDKQVIYGDLFGDWITFKASNIKKFIIRVRETINKSNKKIEFIDYAGSWYPIYYQVGANWASEKYIPEDYPWVGKEYSKTGYAECLDKLMSGFYYPDVTIDEAIKNGKPAYWYSVEGSGIMANKVTMNVVPIIGSLFVKQYEGNPENFKKAIDMCFKKSQGCMLFDLSYIEDYNWWRLLID; encoded by the coding sequence TTGTATAAAGATTATTATCTATGGATAGAAATTCATGCTAACAAGAATATAATTCTCGACAATAAATACTTCGAGAAAATACTTGATAAATGTGTTAAATATGGAATTGGTTCTATTGTACTAAGCGTTAAAGATCCATCAAGTTTTTGCATATACAAAAGTGAAATAGCACCACATTATAGTTGTTATGATTCAGAATTTGAAAATGATAAAGATTATCTTGAATTATATATAAAACAAGCACATGATAGAAATTTAAGGATATATGCCGCTGTAGATGTCTTCTCGGAAGGAAATAAGGAAAATAAAAGCAATTTGTCAAAAGGCTATGAACACCCATATTGGCAAACATATCTATATGGAATTAATAATGAAGGTAAATCGTCCATAAAACCAATTACGGATATAGATGGATTAAAAACATTTGATTCTATTGACGACTTTTCTGACGTTTTTGTCAATCCCGTAAGAGAAGATGTACAACAGTATGAGGAAAGCGTGATAAATGAATTGATCAATAATTATGATATTGATGGTATTGTGCTTGACAGAGTCAGATTCATAGGACTTGCAGCAGATTTTAGCGAATATACTAAAGATAAATTTGAGGAGTTTATAGGAAAAAAAGCGTACAATTGGCCTACAGATATTTATGAACTTAAGGTAGATGATAATGGTGATAAACAAGTTATCTATGGTGATCTTTTTGGGGATTGGATAACTTTTAAGGCATCAAACATCAAAAAATTCATTATAAGAGTTAGAGAAACAATAAACAAATCAAATAAAAAAATTGAATTTATAGATTATGCAGGATCGTGGTATCCAATTTATTATCAGGTTGGAGCAAATTGGGCTAGTGAGAAGTATATACCAGAAGATTATCCGTGGGTAGGAAAAGAGTATTCAAAAACTGGTTATGCTGAATGTCTGGATAAACTGATGTCTGGATTTTATTATCCTGATGTAACAATAGATGAGGCGATTAAAAATGGTAAACCTGCATATTGGTACAGCGTGGAAGGCTCTGGCATAATGGCAAATAAAGTAACAATGAATGTGGTACCTATCATTGGAAGCCTTTTTGTGAAACAGTATGAAGGCAATCCAGAGAATTTTAAAAAAGCAATTGATATGTGTTTTAAGAAATCACAAGGCTGTATGTTGTTTGATCTAAGCTATATTGAAGATTATAATTGGTGGAGATTACTAATTGATTAA
- a CDS encoding FAD-dependent oxidoreductase: protein MDYYIYKNNKIPILDDKYDVIIVGGGTAGSIAAIASAREGAKTLIIEKYGFLGGSSTAAQVTPMMHVNISGNPASSIDKEIRRRLINYGYGAKDSSGNDGWFNPEMMKFVLEEMLLEYNGLILYDTFFLGSIVEDYTIKGVLVHNKSGISAIFGKVVIDCTGDADVAFSAGVPCFIGDERTSKNQAISLRFMVGNIDLIKLQSFLRDLGQNWGLDYPLIETAMVWNSNFPLESIFKKGLDDKIINYEDGVYFQAFSIPGMSGVMSFNCPEIPAIKDVLNAKEISYSYQKGREMIQRLYKFLKKYIPGFEESYILSVAPMIGIRESRRIKGKYILNIDDYNNRSKFNDAIAKTAYPVDVHGMKTELKILPIENNEYFEIPFRCLIPLNIEGLLVAGRCISSTFIAQSSIRIQPTCRATGEAAGIAAAYSIQKGIKVSKIDGCEIRKIMRDYGYDI from the coding sequence ATGGATTATTATATATATAAAAATAATAAAATACCGATTTTAGATGATAAATATGATGTCATAATTGTTGGAGGAGGTACAGCAGGCTCTATAGCTGCAATTGCATCTGCTAGAGAAGGAGCCAAGACATTAATAATAGAAAAATATGGATTCCTTGGTGGATCATCAACTGCCGCTCAGGTTACACCAATGATGCATGTTAATATAAGTGGTAACCCTGCTTCATCTATAGATAAAGAGATTCGTAGAAGGCTTATAAATTATGGATATGGTGCAAAAGATTCAAGTGGAAACGACGGATGGTTTAATCCGGAAATGATGAAATTTGTTCTTGAGGAAATGTTATTAGAGTATAATGGTTTAATTTTGTATGATACTTTCTTTTTAGGCAGTATAGTAGAAGACTATACGATAAAAGGTGTATTAGTTCATAATAAATCAGGGATAAGTGCAATTTTTGGAAAGGTTGTTATTGATTGTACTGGTGACGCTGATGTAGCATTTTCTGCGGGAGTACCATGCTTTATTGGCGATGAAAGAACAAGCAAGAATCAGGCAATTTCTTTAAGATTTATGGTTGGAAATATTGATCTTATAAAATTACAGTCATTTCTTAGAGATCTTGGCCAAAATTGGGGATTGGACTACCCGCTTATTGAAACTGCAATGGTATGGAATAGTAATTTTCCACTTGAAAGTATTTTTAAAAAAGGTCTTGATGACAAGATTATTAATTATGAAGATGGAGTTTATTTCCAAGCGTTTTCGATACCAGGAATGTCCGGTGTAATGTCATTTAATTGTCCAGAGATACCGGCTATAAAGGATGTACTTAATGCAAAAGAAATATCTTATTCATATCAAAAAGGCAGAGAAATGATACAAAGACTTTATAAGTTTTTAAAAAAATATATACCAGGCTTTGAAGAAAGTTATATATTATCTGTTGCTCCTATGATTGGGATTAGAGAATCGAGAAGAATAAAAGGAAAGTATATTTTAAACATTGATGATTATAATAATAGATCAAAATTCAATGATGCAATTGCGAAAACGGCGTATCCAGTCGATGTGCACGGTATGAAAACCGAACTTAAGATTCTGCCTATAGAAAATAATGAATATTTTGAAATACCATTTAGATGTCTTATTCCACTAAATATAGAAGGATTATTAGTTGCTGGAAGATGTATATCTTCAACTTTCATAGCGCAATCATCAATAAGAATACAGCCAACGTGTAGAGCAACTGGTGAAGCCGCAGGCATTGCTGCTGCATATAGTATTCAAAAAGGCATAAAGGTCAGCAAGATAGACGGGTGTGAAATTAGAAAAATTATGCGTGATTATGGCTATGATATATAA
- a CDS encoding ABC transporter substrate-binding protein: MIRSKMLKTVSMLLVLVMIITAFTACGNSSSKSNSNNAKTSSNTAEKITLQFWTISLRPKFDNYFNDLFAKYKKLHPNVEIKWTDLPYDAIQNKLVASTAGNDVPDVVNLNTDMALQLAAKGALVDLNKEATDEQKSIYIKTLWESTKIKDGIYAFPWYGAPSVMIYNKALFEKAGMNPPKTYDDVFQMAKEFKDKTGAYLYVPDYFHNEAYWGYDINILNENKTKAAFNTPDTLALLEKFKEYYQNDIFPLDAEGNWTKMLQLYSTGKLGLINSGAQSLSRIKDEAPDIYKNTDITQPLVGKSGVIDNPIMDLVVMQKSQHHKEAIDFANFVTNDENQLEFAKEAKVFPSTIKASQDSYFKSDTSTLEGKAISIAADFLSKSTDKTLGVPNSGDITSEIIKETDEAFHGQKTPKQALDDAEKNVNQMLSGQQ, from the coding sequence ATGATTAGAAGTAAGATGTTGAAAACAGTAAGTATGTTGCTGGTGCTAGTGATGATTATAACAGCATTTACTGCATGTGGAAACAGTTCATCAAAGTCCAATTCAAATAATGCTAAGACTTCCAGTAATACTGCTGAAAAAATAACATTACAATTTTGGACTATATCCTTAAGGCCAAAGTTTGATAACTACTTTAATGATTTATTCGCTAAGTATAAAAAACTTCATCCTAATGTAGAGATTAAATGGACAGATTTACCATATGACGCAATTCAAAATAAGTTAGTGGCATCAACTGCAGGCAATGATGTACCAGATGTTGTCAACTTAAATACAGATATGGCATTGCAGTTAGCAGCAAAAGGAGCCTTGGTTGATTTAAATAAAGAAGCAACGGATGAACAAAAAAGTATATATATAAAAACATTATGGGAATCAACAAAAATAAAGGATGGGATATATGCTTTCCCATGGTATGGTGCACCTTCAGTTATGATTTATAATAAAGCGCTGTTTGAAAAAGCAGGAATGAATCCACCAAAGACATATGATGATGTATTCCAAATGGCGAAAGAATTTAAAGATAAGACTGGAGCTTATTTATATGTTCCAGACTATTTCCACAATGAGGCATACTGGGGGTATGATATAAATATACTTAACGAAAACAAGACAAAAGCTGCTTTTAATACACCTGATACATTAGCATTGTTGGAGAAATTTAAAGAATATTATCAGAATGATATTTTCCCGTTAGATGCAGAAGGTAACTGGACAAAAATGCTACAACTTTATTCAACTGGGAAACTTGGGCTTATAAATTCTGGAGCACAATCTTTGTCGCGTATAAAAGATGAGGCACCGGATATTTACAAAAATACAGATATTACGCAACCATTGGTAGGTAAAAGTGGAGTTATAGACAATCCAATAATGGATTTAGTAGTAATGCAAAAAAGCCAACATCATAAAGAGGCGATTGATTTTGCAAACTTCGTAACTAATGATGAAAATCAGCTTGAATTTGCAAAGGAAGCAAAAGTTTTTCCGTCGACAATAAAAGCATCACAAGATTCTTACTTCAAATCTGATACATCAACTCTAGAAGGCAAAGCGATATCTATTGCGGCAGATTTTCTAAGTAAATCAACTGATAAAACATTAGGTGTGCCTAATAGCGGTGACATAACATCAGAAATAATAAAAGAAACTGATGAAGCATTTCATGGACAAAAGACGCCTAAACAAGCACTTGATGATGCTGAAAAGAATGTAAATCAAATGTTATCAGGCCAGCAGTAG
- a CDS encoding carbohydrate ABC transporter permease gives MENKLKKSLIAYLFILPVMIFLVIFVFYPIVASIPLAFYDYSVVGQSKFVGLANFSRAIHDHEFWVSVENSILFVGVVPPLQLLSILLAIFVNRKIKGISFFRVLYYIPVVTSMVAVSITWGWIFDPQGLLNTFMINHGIFSKPISFLNDPRFALSSLMFITLWQGLGYYMMIYLAGLQSIPKELEESAYVDGATRTQALYKITIPLLKPYIWLCTFMSILSAVRVFDVVYVLTNGGPGDATMVTSVYQFQKAFTDFNFGYASAIGLLVAILTTALSILVFIYGGRKGGMSYY, from the coding sequence ATGGAGAATAAGTTAAAGAAATCGCTAATAGCTTATTTATTTATTCTACCAGTTATGATTTTTCTTGTGATTTTCGTTTTTTATCCAATTGTGGCAAGTATACCATTAGCATTTTATGATTATTCTGTTGTTGGACAATCAAAATTTGTTGGGCTGGCTAATTTCTCAAGAGCTATACATGACCATGAGTTTTGGGTTTCAGTAGAAAATTCAATATTATTTGTTGGAGTTGTTCCACCACTTCAGCTATTGTCAATCTTATTAGCTATATTTGTAAATAGAAAGATAAAAGGTATATCATTTTTTAGAGTTTTATACTATATACCTGTTGTTACTTCTATGGTTGCGGTTTCAATTACATGGGGTTGGATCTTTGATCCACAAGGATTACTTAATACATTTATGATTAATCATGGTATTTTTAGTAAGCCCATATCTTTTTTAAATGATCCTAGATTTGCCCTATCATCATTAATGTTTATTACACTGTGGCAAGGACTTGGATATTATATGATGATATACCTTGCAGGGCTTCAATCGATTCCTAAAGAATTAGAAGAATCAGCTTATGTTGATGGAGCTACAAGAACTCAAGCGTTATACAAAATTACTATTCCGCTATTAAAGCCATATATATGGTTATGTACATTTATGAGCATTTTATCTGCAGTCAGAGTATTTGATGTTGTATATGTGTTAACAAATGGGGGGCCGGGAGACGCAACTATGGTAACGAGTGTTTATCAATTTCAGAAAGCATTTACGGATTTTAACTTCGGTTATGCGTCGGCGATAGGCTTGTTAGTCGCTATTTTGACAACGGCATTGAGTATATTGGTATTCATATATGGCGGTAGAAAAGGAGGAATGAGCTATTATTAA
- a CDS encoding carbohydrate ABC transporter permease, translating into METLNKKSVDYKRVKAIKKIFSLVITYLILIIIAIFLAGPFIWLVSSSFKTGQNIYTMDLIPHPFTLANYIGVINFISIPKYILNTVIITVSGIVLDVVLASLAAYPLACMDFYGKNLIFSALISTMILPAAAGLIVNYLTISKMGLLDTLTGVIIPGAVSVFSIILLRQSYLTVPRELIDAAKIDGASEFKIWYKIMLPEVMPAISTIVIFDFIGLWNSFLWPIVVLQDPNKYPLATALKYLSGQFNYKFGYVAAGTVLSIIPVIIVFLAFQKYFINAVAGAIKG; encoded by the coding sequence ATGGAAACATTAAATAAAAAATCGGTAGATTATAAAAGAGTAAAAGCTATAAAAAAGATATTTTCATTAGTAATAACCTATTTAATATTGATAATAATAGCAATATTTTTGGCAGGACCTTTTATTTGGCTTGTATCTTCATCATTTAAAACGGGTCAAAATATTTATACAATGGATTTAATTCCACATCCATTTACATTGGCTAATTATATAGGTGTGATTAATTTTATATCAATACCTAAATATATTTTGAACACAGTAATAATAACAGTTTCAGGAATAGTGCTTGATGTTGTACTAGCTTCACTTGCGGCATATCCTTTGGCTTGTATGGATTTTTATGGCAAAAATTTAATATTCTCTGCATTAATTAGTACCATGATTTTGCCGGCTGCTGCAGGGCTAATTGTTAATTACCTGACTATATCAAAAATGGGCTTACTTGATACTTTAACTGGTGTTATTATCCCAGGTGCGGTATCTGTTTTTAGCATAATACTTTTAAGGCAATCTTATCTAACTGTACCAAGGGAATTAATTGATGCTGCGAAAATAGATGGTGCATCAGAATTTAAGATATGGTATAAGATAATGCTTCCGGAAGTTATGCCAGCAATCTCTACGATTGTAATATTTGACTTTATAGGTCTGTGGAATTCATTTTTGTGGCCTATAGTTGTGTTACAAGATCCGAATAAATATCCTTTAGCAACAGCTCTAAAATATTTGTCTGGCCAGTTTAATTATAAATTTGGCTATGTAGCTGCAGGAACAGTATTATCCATAATTCCAGTTATAATAGTATTTCTAGCTTTTCAGAAGTATTTCATTAATGCTGTTGCCGGTGCTATAAAAGGTTAG